A stretch of Onychomys torridus chromosome 2, mOncTor1.1, whole genome shotgun sequence DNA encodes these proteins:
- the Camk2n1 gene encoding calcium/calmodulin-dependent protein kinase II inhibitor 1, with amino-acid sequence MSEVLPYGDEKLSPYGDGGDVGQIFSCRLQDTNNFFGAGQNKRPPKLGQIGRSKRVVIEDDRIDDVLKNMTDKAPPGV; translated from the exons ATGTCGGAGGTGCTGCCCTACGGCGACGAGAAGCTGAGCCCCTACGGCGACGGCGGCGACGTGGGCCAGATCTTCTCGTGCCGCCTGCAGGACACCAACAACTTCTTCGGCGCGGGGCAGAACAAGCGGCCGCCCAAGCTGGGCCAGATCGGCCGGAGCAAGCGCG ttgttATTGAAGATGATAGAATTGATGACGTGCTGAAAAATATGACCGACAAGGCCCCTCCTGGTGTCTAA